In Leptolyngbya subtilissima AS-A7, the genomic window GATTATTTAATCAAGCTTGCTGAGTACGAGACGTTGGGCATTCCAGAATATTGGATTGTGGATTATTAGGGGCTACGCGGCACTCGCTATATTGGTCACCCCAAGCAGCCCACAATTTCGATCTACACGCTGGTAGAGGGTGAGTACCAGGTGAGCTTATTTAGGTCAGAGGAAGCGCTAAAATCTGCGATATTTCCAGAACTGATACTCAAGGCTGAGGATGTTCTTTCGGCTGGGCAGCCCAGATATTTGCGATCAGATCAGAGCCATAAGATTCTTTGAATTTCTTTGATACTCTGAGATGCTGCAATGAGCCCAGCTGCCGAAGGTTACATTGAAATGGCGCGTTTATAAGCACCGTAGTTTTCCTGAAGGAACTATCTATTACATTGTATCTCTAGCTAAAAAGACAGATGATTTATGCTTTTCTATCTAAAGCTTGGGTTTTATAGCAATATTTGTATGCCACATTTTATCAATTGCATGAATACTCTAGGCACTCATCATATCTAAGGCTGACAAAACCATAGAGTATACATTTGCAAACTTTAAGTTTCTCACAAGTGAGTTCATATCTTTCTTGATTTCTATAATATCCTTGTTAGTTGCAATTATGCATTGCATTACGGTTTTGAAACCTTCTACGTAAGCTTGTATATACTCTTCCTCATTGTTGCTTATGACAATTGATACATCATTGAAAAATGATGACAGGTCGTCAAACTTGGAAACCAACCTCTGGTCATATATATTTTTTCGAACAGAACAACATGAAGCCAGCACAGTTATTATGCTGTGGTATCTTGTATTTTCATCAGCGAAAAATCTTTGAAACTCTAAAAGCAGGTTGTCCGATGTTTTGCTCTTAAGATTCAAAATTCTTTTTCGAGCTTTCTCCGACGTCACCATCAGATCTATTAAAAACTGATATGTTTTTTGGCCATCTGGATCCTCGAATGTAAATTCATTCAGAATATTGTTTCTCAGTTCTGTGTAGTTAGGTCTGAGGACATTACTTACATTCTTACTAAAAAAGCCTATAAAAAGCGCATACGCTTGATTATAAGCTACTTGCTCTTTGTATACAACATTTAGAGTGTCTAGTATGGAATTAGGAGAACCTTGATCAAGGCTTAAGCCAATTCCATGCTCCGTAACTGCTTTTTTAATTGTTTGCGGCCTAATATATCTTGCTAAATCTAGTTCTATTTGCTTAACTTCATTCTGGAAGTTGGCAGATTTAGCGATATCCCATGAATCTTTTGTTTCAACGATTTTAACTAAAACGCTTGCATTAGAACTCGCATTCTTTACAAGAGCCATAGTAGTTTGACAGCCATTCACAATACTTGCTTTTTTTAGCGTAAGACAACTTTTACTCTCTCCAGCACTAACAGATTCAGCCTTAAATGTTATTCCATTGTTTCTGGAGAGCATTTTTTCTGGTTCACTGTTTACAGTATCAAGGATGGCATTATTAACAGATGCTCTGTCTTTTCTGTCTCCTTTGTCAAACCCCAGGAAATCGCGAATGTTTTCAAGAAATATAGAGTCTCCAAATTTATCGTAATGCTTTTTAAGTTCTAGTCCAGTAACAACACCTATATAAACATTATCTTGATGAATCGGTTTGGTCGTAAAAGATATATTGAGATTTGATGGTAATTCAAAAGCTTTGGTATAAGCGGTTTTGAGTAGATTCAATATTTCTGGTCCATCGATTATCTCAATACCTCCTAACCTCTTCAATGCTAAGAAGAAATCTTTGGAGGCGTATGAGCTGTTGAGATATTTAGGTACAATATTTTTTGTTATATTACTCAGAGTCACTATCATAAATGCTGGATTTTGCTCTTGACCTCCTAAAAACAAAGGTTGGTTCTCATGATTTCCAATTAATTCAAATATCGAGCCTTGGTGAATATCGGGACGTTGAGAGCTTAATTTCCTGTAGTAGTCATGGAATTTAGAGATTATTGAATCAAATTCTTTGACGCTAGGAACAGTAAATTTTGCTTGACAGTATAAATTGCCGCCTTCCAAGGATGTGGCGAAAAAATCTACACCATCGTCATGAGTTAATTTTTCGTTTTGCTTCGGCTGATCATAATTCTGACCTATCGGAGATAGGAGCATTAATCTACTTGAAAGCTCTGAGAAAATTCTGCCTTTATCAGTGCTACTAAGTTCAGAAAGCTGGCTATCTATATGATCTTTTAGATTGCCATATGACTGAAGAAAGAAAGGAAATTCTGAATCAGTGTTAATTCGATCGTTCATAGACAAAAATTACCCTTTTGTGATTGCCTTCTAGAGTGCTATGGCTGAACACTAAAGTTCGATATTTAGCTATTCTCAACAGGTTTCCAAGATTTAGTTCTGCGAGCTTAAGGTCTAAATTTTGAAAATCCGAAAGATGTTTTACTACAAGAAACTAAGACATCTAACCTCCTTCACCTAAATATATACGCACAAACTCATCAGCAGCTTCTTTGTTGAGCTGCATTAGAGCCTTTTTAATTTCAAAAATAATTTCCCCTGATGGATCACGCAATTCCTTTACCCAACGATTCACGTTGGCGCGATCTGTGCCCATCGTCACCGCCAGCTTGTTTTGGCTAATGCCGTAGATCTCCAAAACCTGCCGTAGCGCGCTGCCTGCCCTTCCCATGCCCAAATTTTGGCAGAGGGGGCTAAGCTCGTCTATGTTGCCAATCTGTCAGCATTCGTTTATGCTGCCAAAACGTCAACATTGTTATTGCCATGCCACAAGCTAACCATTCGCTTGCCAATGCCACTTCCCACCTTCGCCACTCTGCTTTCCTTGCTTCTACTGCTATGCCACAATCTGCTGATTTGCCTGTTGAAAGTCGTGAGCCTGTGCAGCTGATGGTGATTGGCAGCGCTCAGGGCATCGAAACTATTGTGCAAACGCTTCATCTGCGCGGCTTTGCCCACGTCAGCGAGTGGAGCATCGTCATGCCTCACAGCTCTGGCAAGCTCATGCGCGTGCTCACCCGATGGGTGCAGGAGGTGCGCTGATGTGCCTGGTTCTAGCCCCTACACCAACTTCATCACTACGATAGGTCCGTAGGATCGATAACGCTGAGGCGAGGCTCCGCCAATGCAAAGCAATGCACCACTAAAAAACAATGCCGAAAGATAGGCAAATTCTAAATTTCAGCATTGACAGAGCACCAGGACGTGCCACTAATTTTCGTTACAATCCCTATTCCATCAGCAACACCATGCCCGCCCCAAAAGCAGGCTAGGGGCTGTAACCGCTGATGCTTGGGCATCAGCGGTTAGTTGATCACACTTTCAGTTCGATTTACCTGATGCCCCCGTAACTCGCTTAACGGCATCTGTGGCCTTTTCAACCAAGCTTTCATTGTCCTCTTCAGGGTCAACTTTGCCCTCAGCCTGGCGCATTTCTTCTCGTATGCCTGTCGCTTCGCTCATGTCATAGGCCCGGTTTAACCGTTCTTCGGCACTCAGCGGTTTGCCCTCGGTGCGACCCGTGAGTTGGTCTTTAGTTTGACCGTGGGCCTCTTTTGAATCGAAAGGAATTTGGGCCAAACTCGGCTGTACAGCAATGGTTAAAAAACTAGTCAGGCTGAGGAAACAGGCCAACCCAACCATCAGCAAGCGTCGTCCCATGCGATCGCAGCGGAACCAGGAAAATAACGTCATAGGAAAATCTCGTAGTCTTGGCGGAGAGAATCTTCGCTAGAAAATGGACCCTTTAGGCCATCCCTGCGGTGGCTTTAGCCTATCGGCGCGAGGGGTATGCCTTGTTCCGCCTAGCGATATATTTTCGTCATCGCTACGATAGTGAAGCCATCTAGGGACACTGCAATGAAAATAAAGCACGTCATTAACCTCCACAAAGGCACTACGGCTCTTTTTGTCGTGGCTCTGATGGTGGCTTACCAAAACTTTGGCCTGGGGCCATGGATTTATCTGGCGCTCCACGGCACCTACGGCATGGTGTGGCTGCTAAAAGATCGCCTCTATCCCGACAAGCAGTGGGAGCAAACCATTCCCCTAGCCACCGGAATTTTTGGCTTTGGGTTCGTCAGCCTCTACTGGGTAGCGCCCTTTTTGCTTGTTAGCCGGGGTGTGGAGCCGCCGTTGCCTTTGGTTGCAGGGGCGATCGCCCTCAACATCCTCGGCGTGTTTCTCCACTACGCCAGCGATGCCCAAAAATACTTCACCCTCAAGTATCAACCGGGGCTAATTACCGAAGGTCTGTTTGCCCGCTGCCGCAACACCAACTACTTGGGCGAAATTCTGATTTATCTATCCTTTGCCCTGCTAGCGATGCACTGGCTGCCCTTTGTCATTTTGGGGCTGGTCGCGGCCGTGCTGTTTGTGCCCAACATGCGCAAAAAGGACGAATCACTATCGCGCTATCCAGAATTTGCAGATTACAAGGCGCGATCGGGGCTGCTGCTCCCACAACTGATTGGGGGTGCTGTTTCTCAGGAATCTTCCTCTGCGCAATCGTAACTAGAAGACTAGAAGATTAACCAACTTCAGGCGCTTTGCAGCAAAGCCTGTTGGTTTTGCAAAATTTGTCTAGCGAAGGCGAGCTTTGCTTGCAGGTCGGTATCGGCGATCGCTTCTAAAAAGCGCATAAATTCCACCTGCTGCTCTAGGCTCCGAAACGGGAATGCTCTAACGGCCAACCCTGGTAGGTTAGCGCTTACCCTCAAAAGCTCAACTCCAATCACCCGGTCGTCGGCAGCATAGTCGTACACCACATTGGGTTCTATTGAGTCTGACTCTACAATTTCACCCTCAGCCAAGCGTAGGTAAAGAGCATCAACGTCGGAGTCATATTCAATATTCATAGTCTGCACCCGTCCACCAGCCTCTGGTATTGCCCGGTAGACACACTGGCATGTGGGGTCTTCTGGATGAGACTCAACCAGAGTCGGCTCTGCAATCGTAAGTGCAACCCAAGCCCATTCGATTTTGCGCTCAGCTAGTCTTAGCTCAGCATGGTGGCTCAGGCTATATGAGATTTCATCATTAGCCATCGTACTCAGTGAGGCTGCATAACTGCTAACTTCCCCCGCCAGCATACTCTAGGGACTATGATCTAATGGTTCATGACCCGGCTGCCCATGACTCTGTTTACTTTGCGCTCCGCCACCAAAGACTTTGGCATCAAGGAAATTCTCCGCGATGCCAGCTTTAGCCTGGATGAGGGCGACAAGGTGGGCCTCATCGGCACCAACGGCTCGGGCAAATCGACCCTGTTGAAGATGATTGCCGGGCTAGAGCCCTTCGACGGCGGTGACTTTTGGGTCAACCCCGGGGCCAAGATCGTCTACCTGCCCCAGCAGCCCGATTTTGAGGCCGATCGCACCGTCCTAGAGCAGGTCTTTGTCGACGCGGGCGAGCAGATGGCGCTGATTCGCGAGTACGAAGATATCTCGCACCATATGGCACAGGGCACAGGCGACGCCGATGCCCTCATGGCCAAGCTCTCAACGGTGTCTGAAAAAATTGCCGCTGCCGATGGCTGGGATCTAGAGACCAACGCCAAGGCCATTCTTAGCCGCTTGGGCATTGATGACTTTGACGCCAAGGTGGGCGATTTGTCGGGCGGGTATCGGAAGCGGGTTGCGATTGCCGCTGCCCTGCTCGCCGACCCCGACGCCCTGCTGATGGACGAGCCTACCAACCACCTCGATGCCGAATCGGTGGAGTGGCTGCAAAGCTACCTCAGCGGCTTTCGCGGTGCTCTACTGCTGATCACCCACGATCGCTACTTTCTCGACCAGGTCACCAACCGCATTCTTGAAATCGATCGCGGCGATCTCTACGGCTACGCGGGTAACTACGCCTATTACTTGGAGAAAAAGGCATTAGCTGAAGCCGCCGACCAGAGCACCCAGAAAAAGCACGCTGGGGTGTTGCGCCGCGAGCTGGAATGGCTCAAGCGCGGCCCCAAGGCCCGCAGCACCAAACAAAAAGCCCGTATTGATCGCATCGGCGACATGCAAAACCGCGAGTTTAAAGAATCCCTTGGCAAGGTGGATATTTCCACCGTCGGTCGCCGTATCGGTAAGAAGGTGATTGAGCTGGAGAATGTCTCCAAAAGCTACGAAGATCGCCTCTTATTTAAAGATTTCACCTACGCTTTTGCTCCAGACGAGCGCATCGGCATCATTGGCCCCAACGGCGTCGGCAAATCGACTCTAATGAACGTGATTACCGGGCGGCTAGAGCCCGACACCGGCACCGTCGATATTGGCACCACCATTCACGTCGGCTACTTCGACCAGCATTCCGAAGACCTGTTCGCTAACCCCAGCCAGCGGGTGATCGAATATCTCAAAGAAACCGCCGAACTGGTCACCACCAACGACGGCAGCGTAATCACCGCTTCTCAAATGCTGGAGCGGTTTTTGTTCACCTCTAACCAGCAATACTCTCCTTTAGAGAAGCTTTCTGGTGGCGAGCGACGGCGGCTGTTTTTGCTGCGGGTGCTGCTCTCGGCCCCCAACCTGCTGATTCTCGACGAGCCCACCAACGACCTCGACGTGCAGACTCTCGGCGTGCTGGAAGAATATCTGGAGGAGTTCAACGGATGCGTGATTGTGGTTTCCCACGATCGCTATTTTCTCGATCGCACCGTCAACACCATCTTCGCTTTTGAAGGCAATGGCGTACTGCGAAATTATCCCGGCAACTACTCAGTATATTTGGACCACAAGAAAGCGGCCTCAGACACTCAGAAGGAAAACGGAAAACAGGCCGCTGCTAGCAAGGCCCAGGCCGCTGCGTCTGCGACGAT contains:
- a CDS encoding Uma2 family endonuclease, producing MAVPVPLVIKIVSKNWQEDYLIKLAEYETLGIPEYWIVDY
- a CDS encoding AIPR family protein — encoded protein: MNDRINTDSEFPFFLQSYGNLKDHIDSQLSELSSTDKGRIFSELSSRLMLLSPIGQNYDQPKQNEKLTHDDGVDFFATSLEGGNLYCQAKFTVPSVKEFDSIISKFHDYYRKLSSQRPDIHQGSIFELIGNHENQPLFLGGQEQNPAFMIVTLSNITKNIVPKYLNSSYASKDFFLALKRLGGIEIIDGPEILNLLKTAYTKAFELPSNLNISFTTKPIHQDNVYIGVVTGLELKKHYDKFGDSIFLENIRDFLGFDKGDRKDRASVNNAILDTVNSEPEKMLSRNNGITFKAESVSAGESKSCLTLKKASIVNGCQTTMALVKNASSNASVLVKIVETKDSWDIAKSANFQNEVKQIELDLARYIRPQTIKKAVTEHGIGLSLDQGSPNSILDTLNVVYKEQVAYNQAYALFIGFFSKNVSNVLRPNYTELRNNILNEFTFEDPDGQKTYQFLIDLMVTSEKARKRILNLKSKTSDNLLLEFQRFFADENTRYHSIITVLASCCSVRKNIYDQRLVSKFDDLSSFFNDVSIVISNNEEEYIQAYVEGFKTVMQCIIATNKDIIEIKKDMNSLVRNLKFANVYSMVLSALDMMSA
- a CDS encoding helix-turn-helix domain-containing protein, coding for MGRAGSALRQVLEIYGISQNKLAVTMGTDRANVNRWVKELRDPSGEIIFEIKKALMQLNKEAADEFVRIYLGEGG
- a CDS encoding methyltransferase family protein, which gives rise to MKIKHVINLHKGTTALFVVALMVAYQNFGLGPWIYLALHGTYGMVWLLKDRLYPDKQWEQTIPLATGIFGFGFVSLYWVAPFLLVSRGVEPPLPLVAGAIALNILGVFLHYASDAQKYFTLKYQPGLITEGLFARCRNTNYLGEILIYLSFALLAMHWLPFVILGLVAAVLFVPNMRKKDESLSRYPEFADYKARSGLLLPQLIGGAVSQESSSAQS
- a CDS encoding DUF2283 domain-containing protein, encoding MLAGEVSSYAASLSTMANDEISYSLSHHAELRLAERKIEWAWVALTIAEPTLVESHPEDPTCQCVYRAIPEAGGRVQTMNIEYDSDVDALYLRLAEGEIVESDSIEPNVVYDYAADDRVIGVELLRVSANLPGLAVRAFPFRSLEQQVEFMRFLEAIADTDLQAKLAFARQILQNQQALLQSA
- a CDS encoding ABC-F family ATP-binding cassette domain-containing protein, yielding MTLFTLRSATKDFGIKEILRDASFSLDEGDKVGLIGTNGSGKSTLLKMIAGLEPFDGGDFWVNPGAKIVYLPQQPDFEADRTVLEQVFVDAGEQMALIREYEDISHHMAQGTGDADALMAKLSTVSEKIAAADGWDLETNAKAILSRLGIDDFDAKVGDLSGGYRKRVAIAAALLADPDALLMDEPTNHLDAESVEWLQSYLSGFRGALLLITHDRYFLDQVTNRILEIDRGDLYGYAGNYAYYLEKKALAEAADQSTQKKHAGVLRRELEWLKRGPKARSTKQKARIDRIGDMQNREFKESLGKVDISTVGRRIGKKVIELENVSKSYEDRLLFKDFTYAFAPDERIGIIGPNGVGKSTLMNVITGRLEPDTGTVDIGTTIHVGYFDQHSEDLFANPSQRVIEYLKETAELVTTNDGSVITASQMLERFLFTSNQQYSPLEKLSGGERRRLFLLRVLLSAPNLLILDEPTNDLDVQTLGVLEEYLEEFNGCVIVVSHDRYFLDRTVNTIFAFEGNGVLRNYPGNYSVYLDHKKAASDTQKENGKQAAASKAQAAASATIAKVEPTPDAKAKKLSYKEKREYEQLETQIPAMEAEKEALEKQLYGNPPSDYSEVTKLSERLGELTATIDSSTERWMELAERME